The Kribbella amoyensis genomic sequence TCGTAGGCGACGATGGCGGCCTGGACGCGGTTCTTCACCCCGAGCCGGGTGAGGACCGCGCTGACATACGCCTTGACGGTACCTTCGACCAGGAACAGCCGGCCCGCGATCTCGGCGTTCGACAGCCCCTCGCCGACCAGCGCCAGGACCTCCCGCTCCCGCGGACTGAGCACGTCCACCTGCTCCTTCGCCGCGGCCGCCCGGCTCATCCGGCCACCACCGGAGCCCGCGCCGAGCTCCGCGATCACCCGCTGCGCGATCTTCGGCGACAGGTACGCGGCTCCTTCCGCGACGGCTTTCAGCCCGGCGATCAGCTCGCGCGGATCCCCCGACTTCAGCAGGAACCCGCTCGCCCCGTCGCCGATGGCCCGCGCGATGTACGCGTCCTCGCTGAAGGTCGTCAGGATCACCACCGCGGTCTCCGGGGCCGTCCGCCGGATCTCCGCGCCCGCCGCGAGGCCGTCCAGCTTGGGCATCCGGATGTCGAGGACGGCCACGTCGGGCCGGTGCAGGTGCACAAGGTCGACCGCCTCGGCGCCGTCCGCGGCCTCGGCGACGACCTCGATCGCCTCGTCCGAACCGAGGATCGCGCGCACCCCGGCGCGGACCATCGCCTCGTCGTCGGCCAGCAGTACACGGATCATCGCGGGGTCTCGCTCTCGTTGGTGGGTCGGACGGATCCGGTCTGCACCACGTCCTTCGCGACCAGCCGGCCGTCGACGAAGCACAGCCGGTACGCGTAGGTGATGGAGAACGGACCGTCCGGTCGGTAGAACCGGCAGTCCCAACCGTCCGGCTGGGTCGTCCGCTCCACCGGCGGATCGAGCATCTGCAACGCGGGCAGCACCAGCTCGACCTCGCTCTCGTCCTGCCCGATCCGCAAGCTGTCGTACTCGTCCGGTGGCAGGATCGAGCTGTAACCGGCCACCAAGTAGTAGCCGAGGGCAACCGTACCGACGACGGCGCCGATCGCCACCGGGACCGCGATCGCCTTGATCAGTCCGCGCCGGGCCCGGCGGTGCACGTCGGCCCGCTCGGCGGCCGTCGCCGTCCCGCCGATCGGTTCGCTCGCGGGCGGGCTCTCCGGACGGCCCCCGGTCCGCGGGATCCGCGCGACCACGGCGAAGCCGCCCTCGGATCGCGGTCCCGCCGTCAACGTGCCGCCGACCAGGCGGACCCGCTCGGTCAGACCGGTGAGGCCGCTGCCGTTCGACCCCACCACCTCGGCCGGTGACGGGGCGCCCGAGTCCTCGATCCGGAGCAGGACGTCGGCACCGTCGGCCCGCAGCGTCACGTTCACCCGAGCACCTGGCGCGTGCCGCCCGACGTTGGTCAGCGATTCCTGGACGACCCGGTGGATCGCGCGGTCGACCATCGGCGACAGTTCCACGTCGTCCAGGTCCAGCTCGACCGCGAGCCCGGACGCGGCCGCCCGGCGGACCAGCTCGGTCACGCTCTCGTGGGCCGGGAGCACGGGCGCGTCCGCCTCGGCGTCGCGGAGGACGCCGATGATCTCGCCGAGGCGCTCGGTCGCGGTGGCGGCTGCTTCGCGGAGTTCGGTCGCGGCGTGACGGTGGCGGTCCGGCAGGCCGGCGTCGACTTCGAGGGCGGCGGCGCGCAGCGCGATCAGGCTCAGCTCGTGCCCGACCGAGTCGTGCATGTCCTCGGCGATCCGGGAGCGCTCGCGGAGACGGACCCGGTCCAGGGCCAGCTGGTGTTCCCGCTCGATCCGCTCCGCCCGTTCCCACCCGGCCGCGGCCAGTTGGGCCTGTTGCGCGCGGTACCGGCCGATCAGCCAGGGCAGCACGACGAGGACGAGGGAGAAGAGCACGATCGCGAGCCAGCTGAGCACGGCCTCGCCGGCCGAGACCTTGCGGTGGATGCCGAGGCCGAGTGCCAGCAACGCGACCATCGACCAGCAGACCACCAGGACGAAGTGCTTGAGCTGGGAATCGCGGCGGCCGGCCGAGTAGGCGAAGTACGAAACCGCGGGCACCAGCGCGACCGGTACGCCGAACCGGGTGTTGAGCGAGACGGCCAGGATCACGATGGCGGGCGCCGCGACGACGGCCAGCGCGGTGATCGGCCGGCGCCGCCGGAGCAGCACCGCGGCGGCGAGCGCCGCCAGGCAGCCCGCCATCAGCCAGTACGGATCGCCGCGGGACCCGCCCTCGACGATCACCAGGAACCCGAGCGCGGCCCACAGGCCGAGGTCCCCCGCGCGCTGCCAGTTCACACCCAGACGCTACACAGCCGGCCGCGGACCGCAGTACTGCCGAAAGTCAGTTGCGCTCGGCATCGACTATCTCGAACGGCACGGTGGACAACTTCGGCACCGACTCACCGCGCAACCGGGCCAGCAGCAGGTCGACCGCCTGCCGCCCCATCTCCCGCTGTCCCTGCCGGACGTGCAGGAACGGCGATCCCGAGATCGGGTCCCCCGGCGAGTCGAAGCAGCTGATCACCGGCTCCCCCGCTCCCCCGAGCGCCCGCTCCAGCATCCGGGCCAGGTTGTACTCGCAGGCGACGTACGCGGTCACCTCGGGCATCCGGTCCCGGAACTCGCGCATCCGGTCGATGTCCGCGCGGACGTTCACCGGCGAGAACAGGCCCGGCAGCGTACTGCGCAACGTGGTGAGCTGGTGCGCCTGGTAGTTCCCTGGTTCCCGCTCGGCGAAGGCGGCCCGGAAACCCTCGAGCCGCTCCTCGATACTCGACGTGTTCTGTGGCGGCGGCGAGACGAACGCGATGTGCCGGTGCCCGCGATCGAGCAACCGCTCGGTCAACGCCCGAGCCGCGGCCACGTTGTCGGTGTGCACGGCCGAGACCGGGATGCCGGAGAGATGGCGGTCGATCAGTACCAGCGGGAACCCGTCCAGGACCTGTCTCAGCAGGCTCGCGTTGTAGAAGTCACCATGTACGGGGAACACGATGAGCCCGTCCACCTCGCCCGACGCGACCAGCGATTCGACCGCCTGCTCCTCGTCGGTCTGCCGGCCGCGCGTCCGCCGGACCAGCAGGTGCAGCCCGTGCTCGGCGCAGCGCTCCTCGATCGCGCGCAACAACTCCAGCCCGTACGCCTCGGAGACATCCGGCACCACCAACGCGATCGCGCCGGGACCTTGCCGGGACCGCGGCCGCGGCGCGATCCGGCCCTTGAGCGGCACGGTGACGCCGTCGAGCTCGGGCAACTGCTGGACCACGAACGATCCCTTGCCGCGGATCCGCTCGATCAGCCCCGCCTCACGCAGGACTTCGAGCGCCCGCTTCGACGTGATCCGGCTGACCTCGAACTGCGCCGCCAGCTCCATCTCGGACGGAACCCGGTCCCCCGGCTTCAGCATCCCGGCCTTGATCTCGTCGAGCACGTGCGTGCTGATCCGCTCGTACAGCAGCGCCATCCGGACCTCCCTGGGCATCGGGTTGATATACCAAATCAGCCAACAAGCCCGAGCCGCAAGTCAGCATGTGTCGGCTGGTCTGTCGGTGCGCCGCGGCAGGATGCGACACGGAGGTGATCGACCATGCGGATCGCCGGCAAGCGAGCCGTCGTCACGGGCGCCGCGGTCGGGACAGGACGAGCCATCGCCGAGCGCCTGGCCGCGGAGGGCGCGGAGGTCGTCCTCGCCGACGTGCAGGCGAAGGCCGGGGCGGAGGTGGCCGCCGCGATCGGACCTGCGGCGCGGTTCGTCCGGACCGACCTGCGGGACGACCTTGCCGTCTCGGCCCTGCTCGGCTGCGAGCCCGACATCCTGGTGAACAACGCAGGCGGCGGCCCCCAGCTCCGGCCCTGCTTCCCCGACGCGGATCCCGAGCGCTGGACCGCCTCACTCGAGCTCAACCTGCGGGCCCCGATGCTGGCCACGCAGTTGGTGCTCGAATCGATGCGGAGGGCGGGCGGTGGAGCCGTGATCAACATCGGCTCCACCGCCGGTGCCGGCTACGGTCCGCACGTCTCGCCGGAGTACAGCGCCGCCAAGGCGGGCCTGATTCGCTTCACCACGACGCTCGCCGGACTGCGGGAGAGCCACGGGGTGCGGGTGAACTGCATCGTGCCCGACTGGGTGGCGACCGACCGCGGACTCGCCGAGCAGGCCGCGCTTCCGGCGAACGAACGCGGACCCGATCTCGTACCGCTCGCCGTCCTCACCGACGCGGTCGTGCGGTTCGTGACGGACGAGAGCCTCGCCGGTCGAGTACTGCGGCTCGATCGCGGAGAGGCTCCTGTGCTGTCCCCTACACCTTGAGTTCGGTCTTGGTGCGGGTGGCGATGTGGTGGGCGACGTAGGCGGCGTCGCGGCCGGCGCCTCCGGTGAGCATCGAGGCGAAGGCGTACTGGAAGAGCAGGCCGAGGAAGTACAGCCCCGGCATCGTCGACGAGACACCGCGGTACTGCGCGGGCCAGCCGTCCTCGCCGAGGACGGGGCCGTCGATCCAGCCGAAGTCGCGGCGGAAGCCGGTACACCAGATCACGTTCTCCACGTCGAGCACCCGGCCGTCGGCGAGTACCGGCAGCCCGTCCCGGACACCGACCACCTTGCCCTCGGTCCGGTCCACCCCGGCCTCGTCGAGGTCCACGGTCTTCACCCGCAGCAGCGGGCCGCCCTCGCTACGTACGCCGGTCTGCATCTTCCGGCCCATCGGCGTGCGCACGGTGAGGACGTGGTTCGCGAGGAACCACAGCACCTTGAGGACCTGCCGAGCCGGCTTGCCCTCCAGCTGGAACGGGAGCTCACCGTGCACCGGCCCGGACAGCGTGGTGCGGTGCCCCGACCTCGCGATCTCCAGGGCCAGGTCCGCGCCGGAGTGGCTCGCGCCGACGACGAGGACGTCACACGGCAGGAGCTGCGACGGATTCCGGTACTCCGAGGAGTGCAGCTGCCGGATCCCCGGGTCCAGCTCGGCCGCGAACTCGGGTGTGTGCGGCAGGTGCTGTCCCCCGGTCGCGACGACCACCTGATCCGCCGCGACCTCGCCCTCGTTCGTGGACACCACGTATCCCGTCCCGTCCTGGCGCAGCCCGTCCACGTAGACGCGGGAGCGCACCGGCAACCGGTGCTCCGCCGCGTACCCCTCCAGGTAGTCGGCCAGTTGCAGGCCGGTCGGGAACTCGTACCGGTCCAGCGGGAACCGCCCACCCGGCAACGCGTCGTACTTCGCCGGCGAGTACAGCCGGAGCGACTCGTACCGGCGTCGCCAGCCGTCGCCGACGCGGGCGTTCTCGTCGAGGATCACGAACTGCTGTCTCTTGCGCGCCAGGTGGTAGCCGAGCGCGAGCCCGGCCTGTCCGGCGCCGATCACCACGGTGTCGATGTGCTCCTGGCGGCCCGCCGTGGTCGGGTCGCGAACCTCGAACTGGTTGGTCATGGTCTGTCCCCTCGGAGTGCTGATGACCCCGACGGTAGGAGCGCGCCCGGTGCCCGTGCTTCGGCCGAACTGCCCATCCGGCACCGCGTCCCGTGGGTAGGAATACCCAGGCGGCTCAGGCCAGCCCGTGTTCGTACGCGTACGCGGTGGCGCCGGCCCGGGAGGACAGGTCGAGCTTGGCGAAGATGTTGCTGACGTGCCGGGCCACCGTCTTCTCGCTGATCACCAGCTCGGTCGCGATCGCCCGGTTGGTCGCCCCGGTCGCCAGCAACGCGAGCACCTCGACCTCGCGCGCGGTCAGTCCGCATTGAGGGCCTGCGGCAACCACCGGCAGCCGGGCCAGGTCCGGCGCCGCACCGAGCTGCTCGAAGCAGTCCCGGGCCGCGTCCAGCTCGAACTCGCAGCCTTCCTCGTCGCCGGCCGCGCGGCAGGCCAGGGCGAGCAGGACCCGAGCGCGACCCACGCCGTACGGGGCCTGCAACTCCTGCCAGCCGCTGCACGCCGTCCTGAGTTCGGTGAGCGCGGCCCTCCCGTTGCCCTCAGCAAGCAGTACCGCGCCGGTGCTGTGGGCGGCGACCGTGGTGAGGTACGGCCGATCCAGCTGTTCGGCGATCGCGGTCAACTCGTCCGCCGCCGAGCTCGCGGCCTGCAGATCTCCGGCGGCCAGCAGTACCTCGACGGCGGCCGGCAGCAGCTTCGCCCGGTCGAGCGGTGATGCGGCCTCGTCGAGCGCTCGCTTGATCCCGCTCGTCGCGGCGTCGACGCGCCCTTCGGCCAGCCGGAGCAGGGCGAGACCGGGCTGGGGATGCCGCCCGGACCGGTTCGCCTGGCGGTACAGGTCCTCGGCTTCCGGCCACTCACCGCGCAGCCGATGCAGCTCGGCCAGCACGTAGAGCGCCATCCCGACGGCCTCCTGTCGGGGCGGATCGGACAACCGCTCGGCAGCGCGCCCGGCTTCCGCCAGAGCGTCCGACCACGCACCGTGCAACTGCATCACCTCGGCGCGATGGACCAGGCACAGCCCGCGGTACGCGACCACGTCCGGCTGCACCTCGCACCATTGGCTCAGCGCGTTCGTCCACTCGTTCGCGCGCCGCAGGTCGAAAGTCTCCTGGCAGACGATGATCACCGCGCAATACGCGAGCCCCGCGATGACCGGCGCGACCTCGTCCGCGGTCACGGTGACCATCACCTCGTCGAGCAGCCCCATCGCCTCGTCCGTGCGCCCGAGCACGACGGCGGCCTGACCGCGTCCGAGCGTGGCCAGCGCGTACAGCGTCCGCTCCCCGAACCTCTCCCCGAGCTCCATCGCCTCGCCGAACATCGCGTACGCCCCGGCGGGGTCGCCCATGGCAAGCGTTTGATGCGCCGCGGCACAGAGGACATAGCCACGGTCCCCGCAGTCCAGGCCTTCGACGAGCCGCTGGGCCCGAGTCAGCCAGCCGCCACCCCGCGCGTGTTCGCCGGCATTGAAGAGCTGGAACGCCAGCCAGAACGCGCATCTCGCCGCTCTCGGCGCAGCGCCGGCCTCGGCCAACGCCCCGTACGCGCGGGTCCAGGCGTCGAGGCTCTCGGGTTCGCGGCCGAGCAGGTGGGCGACGGAGGCGAGTCGCTGCAGGTCGTCGGCGTCGAGCGGGGTCCGCGCGTCGGCGGCGGAGAGCGTGAGGTAGCACTCCGTCCAGTTGTGCCGGTCGAACGACTGCCGGGCCACCGCGAGCTGATCCATCGGCTTCCCCCTGCCTCCGTCTCAGTATCGGCGCGGGCTCCGCGAAACGAAACCGTTCCACCGTCCCCCGAACCTGCTGCCCGGAAATGCTGCCCGTGAGACCCGGCGGGCTGGCAGCATTCCGTCATGACGCGCCCGTCGGTTCCCGGCTTCGCCACCGTCCCTGTCCTGGTCCTGGCCGCCGGGGTCGCGGCCGTTCTCACCGCGCTGTCCGGCCGCTACGGATATCACCGCGACGAGCTGTACTTCCTCGTCGCCGGCGATCACCTGGCCTGGGGATACGTCGACCAGCCGCCGTTCACCCCGCTCCTGGCCCGGCTGTCCACGGCCGTCTTCGGCGACACGCCTGCCGGACTCCGTGTGGTCGCCACCCTGGCCGCCGCGGCGACGATCGTGGTGGTCGCCCTGATCGCCCGGGAGTTCGGCGCCGAACGACGCGCCCAGGTACTCGCCGCGGGCTGTACCGCGCTGGCCGGCTTCGTCCTCGGTGTCGGGCACATGGTGTCCACGGCCACCTTCGACCTGCTCGGCTGGATGCTGATCGGCCTCTTCGCGATCCGCCTGCTCCGGACCGGCGAGGGCCGCTGGTGGCTCGCGCTCGGCCTGACCACGGGGATCGCCCTGGAGAACAAGTACCTCGTGGTGCTGCCGTTGGCGGCTCTGCTGATCGCGGTCGTCGCCGTCGGGCCGCGATCGGTCCTGAAGACCTGGTGGCTCCCGGCCGGGATCGCGGTCGCCGCCGTGATCGCGGCCCCGAACCTGATCTGGCAAGCCGCCAACGGCTGGCCCCAGCTCACCGTGGCCGGTGGGATCAGCGCGGACGACGGGACCGAGAACCGGATCATGTTCGTCCCGCTCCAGATCGCCCAGCTCTCGCCGTTCCTGGTCCCGATCTGGGTCGCCGGGTTCCTCCACCTCTGGCGGACCCCGTCGCTGCGCTGGTCCCGGCCGGTCGCCCTCGCGTACCCGGTGCTGTGCGTCATCGTCCTCGCCACCGGCGGCAAGCCGTACTACGCGCTCCCGCTGCTGCTCATCCTCGTTGCCGCGGGCGCCCAACCGACGATCGGCTGGCTGAACCGCGGCCGCACCCAGGCTCGTCGTACCGCCTTGGGAGCCGCGGCTGTCCTCACCGCGATCACCTCGGCGGCCTTCACGCTCCCGGTCCTCCCTGCCTCGGCCGTCAACTTCGTCCTTCCCATCAACGCGGAACAGGGCGAGCAGATCGGCTGGCCCGAACTGGTCAGCACGGTCGCCCAGACCTGGAACCAGCTCCCCGAGTCCGAGCAGCAGACCGCCGTCCTGTTCGCCACCAACTACGGGCAGGCCGGTGCCCTGATCAAGTACGGCCCGGCCGAAGGCCTTCCGCGGCCGTACTCGGGCCACATGAGTTTCGCGGACTGGGCCGTTCCCCCGGACGACAAGACCGGCCCGGTACTCCTGCTCCTGCAAGAACGCAGCCCTGGCTACGAAGCGCACTTCGGCACCTGCACCCCGGTGGCGGAGATCGCCAACGGCCAGGACGTGGACAACCAGGAGCAAGGCTCGGTGATCGTCCGCTGTACCGGCCCCACCAAACCCTGGTCAGCCCTCTGGCCGGAACTCCGCCGCTACTACTGATCACCTCGCCCAGGAGGAGCAGCTGTGCCACCCACCCGGCCGCCGAACGGATTCCGCATCTTCGTGCAGGTCCTGGTCAACACCGCGATCGCGAACGTGACGACCAGCTTCCTCTGGTTCGCGCTGACGTTCTGGATCTACGCGGAGACCCGCAACGTGATCGCGACCGGGGTGAGCGGCGCGTCGTACATGCTGTTCGTCTCGGTGTTCAGCCTGTTCTTCGGCACCCTGGTCGACCGCTTCCGCAAGAAGGCGGTGATGGTGTGGGCGACCCTGGCCGCCTTGGTGGTCTTCTTGCTCGACTCCGCGTTCTTCTTCGCGATGGGCGAGGACCGCATCGCCGACCTGACCCAGCCGTGGTTCTGGATCTTCGCCGTCGTCATGCTCGCGGGCGCGGTCGTCGAGCAACTCCGCGGCATCGCCCTCTCGACCACGGTGACGCTCCTGGTCCCCGACGAGCGCCACGCCAACGCGAACGGCCTGGTCGGTACCGTCCAGGGCGTCGCCATGCTCGTCACCAGCGTGTTCAGCGGCCTGTCGGTCGGCTTCCTCGGTATGGGCTGGACCCTCGTCATCGGCGTCTCCGCGCTGGCCCTCACACTGCTCCACCTGATCGCGCTGCGCATCCCCGAACCCGAGATCGTCCACGGCGATCAGCAACTCCGCTGGGTCGACGTCCGCGGCGGCTGGCTGGCCCTCATCGCCGTCCCCGGCCTGCTTGCCCTGGTCCTCTTCACCACCCTGAACAACCTCTTCGGCGGCGTCTCCATGGCCCTCATGGACCCCGTACGGCATCGACATGTACGGCGTCCAAGGCTGGGGCATCTGGTTCGCCGCGTCCTCGACAGGCATCTTCGTAGGTGGCGCCCTCGTCGCCACGAAAGGCCTCGGCAAGAACCCGATCAGAACCATGCTCCTGATGGTCACCGCCATCGGCGCCATCAGCGCCCTCTTCACCATCCGCGAATGGGGCTGGCTCTTCGTAGCCGGCCTCTGGCTCACCATGGCCCTGATGCCCGCAGTGGAAGCAGCAGAGCAAACCGTCATCCAGCGAGTGGTCCCCTACGAGAAGCAAGGAAGAGTCTTCGGCTTCGCCATGACCTTCGAAGCCGCCTCAGCCCCCATCACAGCCCTCCTCATAGCCCCCCTGGCCGAACTCTGGATCATCCCGGCCTTCCAATCCGAACCCCGCCAAGAAACCTGGTCCTGGCTCCTGGGCACAGGCGACTCCCGAGGAATAGCCCTCATCATGCTCACAGCCGGCCTAGCCTGCATCCTCCTGGCAGCAGCAGCCCTCAGAACCCCCCAATACAAGCTCCTCACGAAGCAATACGCAGGAGCAAAAGAACCAGAACCACAACCGGAAGGGTGATCGCGACATCAGCCAGAAGCGGGAGGACCACCGCGGCGACCAGCCCCAGACAAGGGGGTGCGGGTGGCGAAGCCCCCGCAACGCGCCAAGCGAAGCGCAGGCGCAAAAATGAAGGAAGCGGCGAGGCTCACGCACTCCGTGAGCACACGCCGCCTGCCGATTCCGTGGGCGATACTGGGTTCGAACCAGTGACCTCTTCGGTGTGAACGAAGCGCGCTACCACTGCGCCAATCGCCCTTACGGGTGGTGCTGGTGTTGCCTTGCGGGTGAAACCATAGCGCATGATTCCGCGACGTACGAATCGGGTCGGGCTACTCTTGCTGCAAGACGGAGACCCCGTCGCGTTGGAGACGTGATTGTGACTTTTTCGCACGACACCGAGCACGCGCTCGGCACGCTG encodes the following:
- a CDS encoding sensor histidine kinase, whose product is MNWQRAGDLGLWAALGFLVIVEGGSRGDPYWLMAGCLAALAAAVLLRRRRPITALAVVAAPAIVILAVSLNTRFGVPVALVPAVSYFAYSAGRRDSQLKHFVLVVCWSMVALLALGLGIHRKVSAGEAVLSWLAIVLFSLVLVVLPWLIGRYRAQQAQLAAAGWERAERIEREHQLALDRVRLRERSRIAEDMHDSVGHELSLIALRAAALEVDAGLPDRHRHAATELREAAATATERLGEIIGVLRDAEADAPVLPAHESVTELVRRAAASGLAVELDLDDVELSPMVDRAIHRVVQESLTNVGRHAPGARVNVTLRADGADVLLRIEDSGAPSPAEVVGSNGSGLTGLTERVRLVGGTLTAGPRSEGGFAVVARIPRTGGRPESPPASEPIGGTATAAERADVHRRARRGLIKAIAVPVAIGAVVGTVALGYYLVAGYSSILPPDEYDSLRIGQDESEVELVLPALQMLDPPVERTTQPDGWDCRFYRPDGPFSITYAYRLCFVDGRLVAKDVVQTGSVRPTNESETPR
- a CDS encoding flavin-containing monooxygenase, whose protein sequence is MTNQFEVRDPTTAGRQEHIDTVVIGAGQAGLALGYHLARKRQQFVILDENARVGDGWRRRYESLRLYSPAKYDALPGGRFPLDRYEFPTGLQLADYLEGYAAEHRLPVRSRVYVDGLRQDGTGYVVSTNEGEVAADQVVVATGGQHLPHTPEFAAELDPGIRQLHSSEYRNPSQLLPCDVLVVGASHSGADLALEIARSGHRTTLSGPVHGELPFQLEGKPARQVLKVLWFLANHVLTVRTPMGRKMQTGVRSEGGPLLRVKTVDLDEAGVDRTEGKVVGVRDGLPVLADGRVLDVENVIWCTGFRRDFGWIDGPVLGEDGWPAQYRGVSSTMPGLYFLGLLFQYAFASMLTGGAGRDAAYVAHHIATRTKTELKV
- a CDS encoding GntR family transcriptional regulator; this encodes MPREVRMALLYERISTHVLDEIKAGMLKPGDRVPSEMELAAQFEVSRITSKRALEVLREAGLIERIRGKGSFVVQQLPELDGVTVPLKGRIAPRPRSRQGPGAIALVVPDVSEAYGLELLRAIEERCAEHGLHLLVRRTRGRQTDEEQAVESLVASGEVDGLIVFPVHGDFYNASLLRQVLDGFPLVLIDRHLSGIPVSAVHTDNVAAARALTERLLDRGHRHIAFVSPPPQNTSSIEERLEGFRAAFAEREPGNYQAHQLTTLRSTLPGLFSPVNVRADIDRMREFRDRMPEVTAYVACEYNLARMLERALGGAGEPVISCFDSPGDPISGSPFLHVRQGQREMGRQAVDLLLARLRGESVPKLSTVPFEIVDAERN
- a CDS encoding ArnT family glycosyltransferase, producing MTRPSVPGFATVPVLVLAAGVAAVLTALSGRYGYHRDELYFLVAGDHLAWGYVDQPPFTPLLARLSTAVFGDTPAGLRVVATLAAAATIVVVALIAREFGAERRAQVLAAGCTALAGFVLGVGHMVSTATFDLLGWMLIGLFAIRLLRTGEGRWWLALGLTTGIALENKYLVVLPLAALLIAVVAVGPRSVLKTWWLPAGIAVAAVIAAPNLIWQAANGWPQLTVAGGISADDGTENRIMFVPLQIAQLSPFLVPIWVAGFLHLWRTPSLRWSRPVALAYPVLCVIVLATGGKPYYALPLLLILVAAGAQPTIGWLNRGRTQARRTALGAAAVLTAITSAAFTLPVLPASAVNFVLPINAEQGEQIGWPELVSTVAQTWNQLPESEQQTAVLFATNYGQAGALIKYGPAEGLPRPYSGHMSFADWAVPPDDKTGPVLLLLQERSPGYEAHFGTCTPVAEIANGQDVDNQEQGSVIVRCTGPTKPWSALWPELRRYY
- a CDS encoding SDR family NAD(P)-dependent oxidoreductase, with the protein product MRIAGKRAVVTGAAVGTGRAIAERLAAEGAEVVLADVQAKAGAEVAAAIGPAARFVRTDLRDDLAVSALLGCEPDILVNNAGGGPQLRPCFPDADPERWTASLELNLRAPMLATQLVLESMRRAGGGAVINIGSTAGAGYGPHVSPEYSAAKAGLIRFTTTLAGLRESHGVRVNCIVPDWVATDRGLAEQAALPANERGPDLVPLAVLTDAVVRFVTDESLAGRVLRLDRGEAPVLSPTP
- a CDS encoding LuxR family transcriptional regulator, which gives rise to MDQLAVARQSFDRHNWTECYLTLSAADARTPLDADDLQRLASVAHLLGREPESLDAWTRAYGALAEAGAAPRAARCAFWLAFQLFNAGEHARGGGWLTRAQRLVEGLDCGDRGYVLCAAAHQTLAMGDPAGAYAMFGEAMELGERFGERTLYALATLGRGQAAVVLGRTDEAMGLLDEVMVTVTADEVAPVIAGLAYCAVIIVCQETFDLRRANEWTNALSQWCEVQPDVVAYRGLCLVHRAEVMQLHGAWSDALAEAGRAAERLSDPPRQEAVGMALYVLAELHRLRGEWPEAEDLYRQANRSGRHPQPGLALLRLAEGRVDAATSGIKRALDEAASPLDRAKLLPAAVEVLLAAGDLQAASSAADELTAIAEQLDRPYLTTVAAHSTGAVLLAEGNGRAALTELRTACSGWQELQAPYGVGRARVLLALACRAAGDEEGCEFELDAARDCFEQLGAAPDLARLPVVAAGPQCGLTAREVEVLALLATGATNRAIATELVISEKTVARHVSNIFAKLDLSSRAGATAYAYEHGLA
- a CDS encoding response regulator — translated: MIRVLLADDEAMVRAGVRAILGSDEAIEVVAEAADGAEAVDLVHLHRPDVAVLDIRMPKLDGLAAGAEIRRTAPETAVVILTTFSEDAYIARAIGDGASGFLLKSGDPRELIAGLKAVAEGAAYLSPKIAQRVIAELGAGSGGGRMSRAAAAKEQVDVLSPREREVLALVGEGLSNAEIAGRLFLVEGTVKAYVSAVLTRLGVKNRVQAAIVAYEAGLVGG